A region from the Marinobacter sp. MDS2 genome encodes:
- a CDS encoding alpha/beta fold hydrolase: protein MDWLLIRGLARESAHWGDWPEQLRRARPGDTFHTVDLPGTGLARDFRSPNSIAEARQFADRVTRWLPRPVGLIGLSLGGMVALDWALNRPADCASLVLISSSSRLSSPWRRMRPAQWAPVMRMLAQADSDTRERAILALTSNRPIRGEVAQQWQAIQRERPVRRGDVIRQLYAASCYKPPLKVPKMPTLVLASYRDRLTDWRCSRDLAKALECPLELHPDAGHDLPLDDSPWLIEQLNAYFPVDE from the coding sequence ATGGATTGGTTGCTAATTCGAGGGCTGGCAAGGGAAAGTGCTCATTGGGGTGACTGGCCAGAGCAGCTTCGACGGGCACGCCCCGGAGATACATTTCATACTGTTGACCTGCCTGGCACTGGGCTGGCTCGGGATTTTCGCTCGCCGAACTCCATTGCGGAGGCTCGCCAGTTCGCTGACCGGGTAACTCGCTGGTTGCCGCGCCCGGTTGGGCTGATTGGGCTGTCTCTCGGCGGTATGGTGGCGCTGGATTGGGCACTCAATCGGCCTGCAGATTGCGCGAGTCTGGTGCTGATTTCTTCCAGTTCCAGATTGAGCTCGCCCTGGCGGCGCATGCGCCCAGCTCAATGGGCGCCCGTTATGCGCATGCTGGCACAAGCCGACAGTGATACGCGGGAACGCGCGATTCTGGCTCTTACGAGTAACCGCCCCATTCGTGGAGAGGTTGCTCAGCAATGGCAGGCAATTCAGCGTGAGCGACCGGTTCGGCGGGGCGATGTGATTCGTCAGCTCTATGCGGCCTCCTGCTATAAACCACCACTTAAAGTTCCAAAAATGCCCACCCTTGTGCTGGCGAGTTATCGCGATCGCCTGACAGACTGGCGTTGCAGCCGGGATTTGGCCAAGGCGCTTGAGTGTCCTCTGGAGCTGCACCCTGACGCAGGTCATGACTTACCATTGGACGACTCACCGTGGTTGATCGAGCAATTGAATGCCTACTTTCCAGTCGATGAGTGA